Proteins encoded in a region of the Enterococcus gilvus ATCC BAA-350 genome:
- a CDS encoding response regulator transcription factor — protein sequence MKVLVADDDKEIVELLSIYLHNEGYEVVKAYDGKEALSKLRTTNDIDLLILDIMMPVMDGMQVVKELRKESQIPIIMLTAKTTDMDKIKGLVAGADDYVTKPFNPLEVMARVKSLLRRTQMHVAEDQPDILEIQSLIINKDSHEVTTVDGKEIQLTALEFGILYLLASHPNRVFSADEIFERVWKQESIVSAKTVMVHVSHLRDKIEEATDGEKVIQTVWGVGYKIDAK from the coding sequence ATGAAAGTATTGGTTGCAGATGATGATAAAGAAATTGTAGAACTGCTGAGTATTTATTTACACAACGAAGGTTATGAAGTTGTTAAAGCATATGATGGAAAAGAAGCCTTAAGCAAGCTTCGTACAACAAATGATATCGACTTACTTATATTAGATATTATGATGCCCGTTATGGATGGCATGCAAGTTGTTAAAGAATTGAGAAAGGAATCTCAAATCCCTATCATAATGCTTACTGCTAAAACAACAGATATGGACAAAATCAAAGGATTAGTCGCTGGTGCTGATGATTATGTAACAAAACCGTTTAACCCTTTAGAGGTGATGGCGCGAGTGAAGTCTCTACTACGTCGAACACAGATGCACGTTGCTGAAGATCAACCAGACATTCTTGAAATTCAATCCTTGATTATCAATAAAGATTCACACGAAGTAACGACGGTCGATGGAAAAGAAATTCAACTAACTGCCCTAGAGTTTGGAATTCTTTACTTATTAGCAAGTCATCCCAATCGTGTTTTCAGTGCGGACGAAATTTTTGAACGTGTATGGAAACAAGAAAGTATCGTCTCAGCAAAAACGGTCATGGTCCATGTCAGCCACTTACGTGATAAGATCGAAGAAGCG